From the genome of Bubalus bubalis isolate 160015118507 breed Murrah chromosome 2, NDDB_SH_1, whole genome shotgun sequence, one region includes:
- the PNKD gene encoding probable hydrolase PNKD isoform X3, with product MAAVVAATALKGRGARNARVLRGILSGATANKASQNRSRALQSHSSPECKEEPEPLSPELEYIPRKRGKNPMKAVGLAWAIGFPCGILLFILTKREVDKDRLKQMKARQNMRASNTGEYESQRFRASSRHAPSPEAGSGVQS from the exons ATGGCGGCGGTGGTAGCTGCTACGGCGCTGAAGGGCCGGGGGGCGAGAAATGCCCGCGTCCTCCGGG GGATTCTCTCAGGAGCCACTGCTAACAAGGCTTCCCAGAACAGGAGTCGGGCACTGCAAAGCCACAGCTCCCCAGAGTGCAAGGAGGAGCCTGAGCCCCTCTCCCCTGAGCTGGAATACATCCCCAGAAAGAGGGGCAAGAACCCCATGAAAGCTGTGGGACTAGCCTG GGCCatcggcttcccttgtggtatCCTCCTCTTCATCCTCACCAAGCGGGAAGTGGACAAGGACCGTTTGAAGCAGATGAAGGCTCGGCAGAACATGCGGGCATCCAACACGGGCGAGTATGAGAGCCAGAGGTTCAGGGCCTCCTCCCGTCATGCCCCATCTCCTGAAGCTGGGTCGGGGGTGCAGTCCTGA
- the TMBIM1 gene encoding protein lifeguard 3: protein MSHPSAPPPYEDRSPLYPGSPPPGGYGQPSVVPGGYPAYPQPGYGHPAGYPQPMPPVHPMPMNYGPGHGYDGGERAVSDTFGSGDWDDRKVRHAFIRKVYTIISVQLLVTVGIIAVFTFVKPVGDFVRANMAVYYASYAVFLVTYLTLACCQGPRRRFPWNIILLILFTLAMAYMTGTISSVYKTKAVIIAMIITAVVSISVTIFCFQTKVDFTSCTGLFCVLGIVMTVTGIITVIVLAFKYVYWLHMVYAALGAICFTLFLAYDTQLVLGNRKHTISPEDYITGALQIYTDIVYIFTFVLQLVGSRD from the exons ATGTCCCATCCCAGTGCCCCTCCTCCATATGAGGACCGCAGCCCCCTGTACCCTGGCTCTCCACCCCCAGGGGGCTACGGGCAGCCGTCTGTCGTGCCCGGGGGGTATCCCGCCTACCCACAGCCTGGCTACGGTCACCCTGCTGGCTACCCACAGCCTATGCCCCCAGTCCACCCGATGCCCATGAACTATG GCCCAGGCCATGGCTATGATGGCGGGGAGAGAGCAGTGAGTGACACTTTTGGATCTGGAGACTGGGATGACAGGAAAGTCCGACACGCCTTCATCCGAAAG GTTTACACCATCATCTCCGTCCAGCTGCTCGTCACGGTGGGCATCATCGCTGTCTTCACCTTCGT GAAGCCGGTCGGTGACTTCGTGAGGGCAAACATGGCCGTGTACTACGCATCCTA TGCTGTCTTCCTGGTCACATACCTGACCCTCGCCTGCTGCCAGGGACCCAG ACGCCGTTTCCCATGGAACATAATCCTGCTGATCCTCTTT ACTCTTGCCATGGCCTACATGACTGGCACCATCTCCAG TGTGTATAAAACCAAAGCCGTCATCATTGCAATGATCATCACTGCTGTGGTGTCcatttcagtcaccatcttctgCTTCCAGACCAAG GTGGACTTCACCTCGTGCACAGGCCTCTTCTGTGTCCTGGGAATAGTGATGACAGTGACTGGGATTATCACTGTCATTGTGCTGGCCTTCAAATAC GTTTATTGGCTGCACATGGTCTATGCCGCTTTGGGGGCCATTTGCTTCACTTTG TTCCTGGCCTATGACACACAGTTGGTCCTGGGGAACCGGAAGCACACCATCAGCCCGGAGGACTACATCACCGGTGCCCTGCAGATCTACACAGATATCGTCTACATCTTCACCTTTGTGTTGCAGCTCGTGGGGAGTCGCGATTAA